CTATTATCGCTGTCCTGGGCCATCACGATATTAGGCTTGGAAAGGAATTCTTCATTCATGATCTTTTTGATATCGGCCTCCAGGCCTGTATTGCCGCGTATCTTCACGAATACATTTATTCCCGGGACCTGCCCCTCCTCACCACAGACATTACCCGCGAACAATTCCAGGATAAAGAACATTCCGGCGAACACACAGAATAGATATCTTGCCACGCGCCGTATCATGTTCATCACGCCCCCCTTATTGCCGCGTTCTTGACGTATCCGCGAAGGATCTCAGCCATCCTCTCGAGTTCAGCCTTTTCGTATGGACGTACATCCCTGAACCGCTCATCAAGCGTAATGATCGGACGGAACTGTTGAAGATAGTAGCTCCCCGCCCCTTTCACCAGTGGCCCTATCTCCCGGATATCATCCGCGTCTACGATCCCGGGCACACAGGTCGTCCGGAACTCATAAGGCACGGTAGACATCATCACCGTCCTTATGGTCCTCCATACATTCTCTTCCGCGTTCTTCACGCCAGTAGCCATCTGGTATTTCCCCGGCGACGTCTTGATATCAACTGCGATGTGGTCAAGCATGCGGTCCCTGAGAAGCTTCTCAACCGCTTCGGGCATATATCCGTTCGTATCAAGCTTTATCTTGAATTTAAGCGCGCGTATTTTTTTGATGAAGGCCGAAAGCTGTTTGTGGATCGTAGGCTCCCCTCCGCTTATTACCACACCATCTACCATCCCCTTGCGGAGGGCAAGGAACTCCAGCACATATTCTTCTGAACATTCAAACTTTTTTTCCAGGGACACCAGGTCGGGATTCT
The DNA window shown above is from Candidatus Omnitrophota bacterium and carries:
- a CDS encoding anaerobic ribonucleoside-triphosphate reductase activating protein; translated protein: MSLQMIIAGLQKLSLVDYPGNIASVVFLQGCNFRCGYCQNPDLVSLEKKFECSEEYVLEFLALRKGMVDGVVISGGEPTIHKQLSAFIKKIRALKFKIKLDTNGYMPEAVEKLLRDRMLDHIAVDIKTSPGKYQMATGVKNAEENVWRTIRTVMMSTVPYEFRTTCVPGIVDADDIREIGPLVKGAGSYYLQQFRPIITLDERFRDVRPYEKAELERMAEILRGYVKNAAIRGA